Proteins encoded by one window of Cucurbita pepo subsp. pepo cultivar mu-cu-16 chromosome LG14, ASM280686v2, whole genome shotgun sequence:
- the LOC111810667 gene encoding monoacylglycerol lipase ABHD6-like: MVNLVAAQRPLLHALMKMAGVVPYSVDIEPGTTMNFWVPVETLSKPKKTQPPKPPQKPTKPVVVLVHGFAAEGIVTWQFQVGALSKRYSVYVPDLLFFGDSITDKSDRSPTFQAECLAAGLRKLGVDKCTVVGFSYGGMVAFKLAELWPELVEAMVVSGSILAMTDSISGETLQRLGFGSSSELLLPTSVKGLKALLSVAAHKKLWFPDRLHKDFLQVMFNNRKDRAELLEGLVMSNKDSTVPKFPQKIHLLWGLNDQIFNVELARKLQEDLGDNATFQSIPKSGHLVHLERPCVYNRCLKQFLATLHSNAQDK; the protein is encoded by the exons ATGGTGAACTTGGTTGCAGCCCAACGCCCACTGCTACACGCCCTAATGAAGATGGCCGGCGTAGTACCTTACTCCGTCGACATCGAGCCCGGCACCACCATGAACTTCTGGGTCCCCGTCGAGACTCTctccaaacccaaaaaaaCCCAACCGCCCAAACCGCCGCAAAAACCGACCAAGCCGGTTGTCGTTCTGGTTCACGGTTTTGCCGCAGAAGGAATCGTCACTTGGCAGTTCCAG GTGGGTGCCCTTTCTAAGCGATACTCTGTTTACGTCCCCGACCTCCTCTTTTTCGGCGACTCCATCACCGATAAATCGGACCGGTCACCGACGTTTCAGGCCGAGTGTTTGGCGGCTGGGCTGAGAAAGCTTGGGGTCGATAAATGTACGGTGGTTGGGTTCAGTTACGGCGGGATGGTAGCGTTTAAACTGGCGGAGCTCTGGCCTGAGCTCGTGGAGGCTATGGTGGTTTCCGGTTCGATTCTGGCTATGACGGATTCGATCAGCGGCGAGACGCTGCAGAGATTAGGGTTTGGGTCGTCGTCTGAGCTGCTACTTCCGACGTCGGTGAAGGGCCTGAAAGCGCTCCTCTCCGTCGCCGCCCATAAAAAGCTATGGTTTCCTGATCGTCTCCATAAAGACTTTCTTCAG GTGATGTTCAATAACAGGAAGGACAGGGCAGAGCTGCTTGAAGGCTTAGTTATGAGTAACAAAGACAGCACTGTGCCTAAGTTCCCTCAG AAGATACATCTTTTATGGGGCCTAAATGATCAGATTTTCAACGTCGAGCTTGCCCGAAAACTACAAGA GGACCTCGGCGACAATGCAACGTTTCAAAGCATACCGAAGTCGGGTCACTTGGTTCACTTGGAACGACCTTGCGTCTACAATAGGTGTCTCAAGCAATTCCTTGCTACCCTGCATTCAAATGCCCAAGACAAATGA